AGTTATCCTTCTATCACGTGTTGTCGTTCTTTTCATTTTGTTATATAACGCTATGAACTATTTACTAGGCTTTTCTTATCTTTTCGTATTGGACCTAATTGATGTAGGCTTACCCAACCTTTTTAGGTGAAAGTAGATTATCAGTTGCCATTATATATATTCACATGTTTAGCTGTAATATGTTTATGATTTTTAAGAGTAGTTAATTATATATCTTAACGTCAATTCAGGTAATGCGGACGGTATTGGAAATATCAGAAAAGAAGAGCTGTATCAGGCTTCTGCCATCCTCAAGGTGATGAATTTTTCCATGCCTTTCCTGAGTGGTATGATGGATTATCTCCATGGCCAGAAATAAAATTCTCCTGTGTTCTAGATCCGCAACCTCCATGGATAGATTATATATAAGAAGAAttttcaccttgatatatatattTGCTCGATTACATCTAATCTACTGATACAGGTTCCACAGCACCAAGTAAAGATCCTGGACCATCCAAAATTTCAGGTTACATTCTGAAGTTCTTATGTAGAACAACTTGTCTTTCTATTTACCATATATTTGAGAAGCTTCTTATTGTTGTCACTAGGATGGATTTGGCAGAGTATGGGATTGTGATTTACTAGCTGAGATTGTTAATGAGGAAATTAATGCTAATGCAATTGATACGGTGAGATtcagtttccagaattatcaactATTGACTTTTCCCTGCTTGTTCCTTATTCTGAGTTCACGCTTTCCATGTAATTATAATTAACCTGATCAGGGTGGTGAAGTTTTGGGCTGTTTGTATTGGCTTCCTTCCTTGCATGGACATGGGATCCCTGAATATGTAAATATACTCAAGATTTTGGCTGACACTTAGATACATAATATCAAATATTGTCACAAATATTTATTGTTTTGATATGAATTTAAGTGTTTAGTATACCCACAAGGACAGTTCGATCATAGAACTCTTGCGCTTAATTAATCTATGCAAACCTGTTGATTTATCATATTAAAAGCTTAGATGGTTTACTGGTCCTCTTTTTCTTTCCAGATTATTACTTTTGATCGATATGGTGTTTCTGGTCACTGTAATCACCGTGATCTAAATCGAGGTGTGCGGTGAGTTGCTGTACCTTACCACACATGAGCATGTCAATTTTTCTATTATTTTCCCTTGCATGGTTCATATACAATACTCTAAATCCCGGAACGTAAGGGCCTGCTAGTGGAATTTTTTCTGTTTCTTAATCTTTAAATTTTAGAATTTTGTAATTATTATAGAACTACTGAAAATTGAGAGAACGTATTTCAAAATGATGTTGGATGGGGTAAGGAAAGGGGTAAAACAGGGGATAAGGGCCTATCTAAATACTTTTAGTTCAGGATATAAAACGTTATAATCACTCTTAAGCATAAACAAATAACAAACTATATGTTATGGTGAAGGTTCAAAACTGTACTAGAACTTTGTTTAAACGTTTTTTCTATTTCCCAAATTCAGAAAAGAACTTTAGCTTGTTTTCTGTAGTTTTACATTTTATAGTAATAACTTGGAAAACCGTGTTTTccatttttctttctttttctttgaaaaatCTCACACCTTCAGTTTTTATCTTTAAAAAAAATCTGAGAAACTGGTGAAATTAATAGGGCCTAAATCTCTTACAAGGGCATAGATAAGGACATAAGGTGCTTGCTACACATATATTGTCTCCTCAATTCAACTTCTCAGATTTCATCATTAAGCGTCTCCCAGTGCATAGGCCATCTTATTAACAGTATCTCTGTAAAATTTGGAGTACTGAACTTTTGTTCAATTGTAAAAAAGAGAAGGAAATTGACGGGCAATCTACTATTGTGGATGGTAACTTATTTTGATTCCGTTTCTTGTATAAGCAGTCGTCTTCTGCGTGGTGCTTTGCAAAGAGAAATTGATGCCTGGGAACTTGTATGTTTTCCCCTATTCCCATCTTTTTTATGTTTTCATGTATTTTCTTACAGGTATATGATTATGATCTGTTCTCTCTATCTGGTCAATTTTAAATTTGTGGATGAATGGGAACTAGGTTCAAGATAATCCATTTATATATGAAATTTGACCTTAAGCATTAACCAAGGAAACATGTTTTAGTTGGAGTGTTATAATTTTGTCCCACACCAGTAACCAGACATGCTAATATCGAATATGTAGGAAAAGAAATCTAACTCAACACTCTCTATTGAATCTTTCTTTTCATCTTCAACATGCTATTTTATTTGATTATGGCCCGCTATACAATTTTAGCAGTACATAATCTTTTCAAAATTACTTTTGTTATAACTGTAGTGGATCAGTGCCACTGTCTTTTTCTTTAAATTAACATTTGAAACTGAACATGGTGAGGAAGTACTTTACTATACACTGCTACTAACTATTGAAATTTATGTTTAATATATTTGTTTAATTAAGCTTGTTATTTGTTACTATAGAGTTGAATTCATCTTCTTGTTTATCTCAGGTCAGTACAAACCTATGGCGCAAGTACAGTGGACCAATTGATATCTGGTTGTCCCTCTTGAATGCCTTGAGATGTTCTGATAAGCTGCATTGCTTGCTGAATGGACAGCCACGGAGAAGCTACGTTGCAATGGCCCAACATATGAGCCAATGGGTGTGGTATGTAGTGGTCTGCACAACTTATTCAACTAAACAAAGGGAAAATTATTTTACATTCGTGGTCTGCATGAAATATATCACTTTCTTTGCCTCCAGCAGTAATCTTTTTTTTTTAATCTTTATTTAATAGAGAAACTTTATTTTCACCGTAATCTGTTTTCCATAACATAAGTTGCCTCATTTTTGCAGGTTCCGAAAACTTTTTGTATCGTTTTCCAGCTACACTTTTGTAAACACACTTCAGAAGATCGAGGATGGTTTCTAAAGGCTTTTTCTCATTAACCGTTACCTTTAAACCTGAGGAGGTTTTCTTGTGTTCTGTATCTAAGCAAGTAAGCATTTTCGATGAGAGGACAATGACAAAATATTTTTGGCCTTCTGTGGCCTATGCGTTCGGGCCCTTTATCAGCTCCTTGATTTTGATTAAATGGAACTTATGTATCATTTTCCTTTTGTTTATACCAATTAATATAACTTATTTTAACTAGTAATTATATCATTTTGTGTGTAGATGTATGTATATTTTGTTTAAATTAGCTACTTTAAGCTCTGTTTCTTGAATGTTATTAGGGTTTTGGATATTTTGTTGTGGGCATGTAATATTGTCATTGCATGTGCTCCTTTTATAGTTATTTTCTTTGTTATATTGTTATTACATGTGTTCATTGTGTTTTTTATGTTTTACTATATTTCTTTGTGGGTATGTATGGGTTTCTTTGTTAAAGCTGATTTTGAAGCTATTTTCTTTACATTTTTGTTAGGTTTTAGAATTGGGTTTTGAGCTATTACTTCATTTTAACATTTGACTTGGGTTTTTGCTAGAAAATCGACACAATGGGTTGCCTATACGGACGGACTCTAGGATGCCTCCAGTTAAAGGTTTAAGTTCTGTTTAAGAGTTTCCTTTTGTACGGGTGTTATAACTTATGCCTTTTTTGATTGACACGAGAACAATTTATGACTATTATCAACTAGGCTAGAGAGAAGCCTAGGTTCAATGTGAACATACTCGATGAGGTACTATCTTTCGTGGGGATATTTTTACCATCGTAGTAACCTGCAACAACTTGCCACTTTATCTTAATTTAAGTGTAAATTAGTCTTATTCGAGATATGGTGATAAGGGTTGATCAAGGTTATGTTTAGCATAACAATACATAGCTTCTCCGGTACAACCTGATATTAGTTTTTGTGTCTCGTGTGTCGATCGCTTACTTGAATGTTGTTATATTTGAGAGTTTCAGCTTTTGTATGCAGAAGTGAAATTAACTATTTTGTAAACTTCTTTGTGTATATGAAACTTAATGAATTTATTGGTATGTAATTTTTGCGTGTGATGTGTACTCTTTAACATATAGGATGGGTTGAGTGATAGAGACCGTAAAAATTCTTTGATTACATATGTGACAATGTTAGTGTATATGAATATGTTGGTGTGGGTGTGGATGAGTTAAATCAATAACTCGTTTAGCTCAGTAAACTTGGTCTTTGTAAACTTGGGCTTTGTGTGATCATTGTTACATTGATTTATAGGTTTTGACATAAAAAGGAATTCGCATTGGTTCAATTTATGAGGAATAATTTAAGCCCAAAAAGATAATTTGAACAATCTGGTTTAATATTTAGGctttattaatattaatttttgttTGTTGTTTGTATTACGTCGTAAAATTGTTTATTTCAATCCTTAATTATTAATGTGCATATATTTCACCTCCCTTTAGTCGAAGACTGAAAAGAAGGCTAGAAGAGCTCGAAATTACATTTGGATCCCATTCTCCAATGGTAAAACACCGCATATTCTCAATTATCTACTTATTTACATAATTTGTTTTGAAATTTAACTAGGTTTGTATTGTAGTCAACTTCAAAACGAGCAAAAATACAAATTGACAAGCTCAAAGAGCCTATAAAGTTTGTCCAGAAATATTTCATAAACTTTTTACGAAATTGGTTAAATCAAGGCATTACGTGACGCCTTATGATGATCATAATCTTCAATGGGAAGATGATATGTTATAGGTGATAATTATAATTGTTGTGCAGATGTCGGTGAGGTTATAGTTCCTTAACCTCTGATTTCTCGCAAATGATCAATCATATTGTTTGAATATGCTCTTGCTGGTAAAACTTTCGGTACAACTTGATGGGCTATTATGATGCCTATGAAAATAATACTCTGTCAAGCTTCAATATTCCCAAGGATATGCTGACTCGGGATTGAGCTTCAATATTCCTAAGGTTACGCTGACTCAGGATTGTCTTCGTGAGCCGAACGAACGGTTTATCTGATTATCTCCATTCCTTTTTTCGTCCTCTCCAACAACACTGCACCGTGAAATGAAGACAATTCTGATTAGAGTCGGCGTATCCTTAGGAATATTGAAGCTCACTCAGAGTATTATTTTCATAAGATTCTTAATAGCCCATCAAGTTCAACTTAAATTCATgtaccgaaagttctaccagcaAGAGAACATTCAAACAATATGATTGATCATTTGCGAAAAATCAAAGGTTAAGAAATTATAACCTCGCCGACAGCTGCACAACAATTATAATTATCTCTCATAATGCATCATTTTCTCATTGAAGATTATGATCATCATAAGGCGTCACGTTGATTTAACCAATCcgtaaaaaattatgaaatatttttGTAAAAACTTTGTGAGCTCCTTGAGCTCGCCTGTATCAGTTTTTTTGCTCGTTTTGAAGTTGACTACCAAACACACACAAAACTAGTTAAATTTCAAAGCAAATTATGTAAATCAGAAAACAATTCAGAATATGCAGTGTTTTACCATTGAAGGATGAGATTCAGTTGTTTTTTAGTTCCTCTCGTCTTCTTTTCGGTCTTCAGACTAAGGGGAAATGACATACATGCACACTAATAAATACGGATTGGGATAACAAAAATTACATACCAATAAATCTTTAAAATTAAACCATGTTCAAATTATTTTTTTGGCTTAAATTATACCTCATATCGACCAATGTGAATTCTTATTTATTATAAGTCAATGTAACGATAGTCAAACAAAGCCCAAGTTTACTTAGCTGAACTAGTTATTGAGTCAACTAATCCCCACCCACATATTCATATACAATAACATAGTCACATTTCCAACCAAAGAATTTTTACGGTCTCTATCACTCAACAAATCCTTTAAGTTAAAGAGTACAAcatacatgcaaaaattacataCCAACAAATTCAACAGATTTCATACACACAAATAAGTTTACAAAATAGTTAATTACACTTCTGCATACAGAATTAGAAAAGCTGGAATTCTCAAATATAACAGAGCCTTCAAGTAGGCAATCTAGACACAGAAACTAATAGCAGGTTGTACCGAAGAAACTATGTATTATTGTGCTAAACATAACCTTGATCAACCCTTATCACCATATCTCACATCAGACTAATTTACACTTGAATAAAGATATAGTTGCAGGTCACTGTGATGGTAAACCTATCCCAAGAAAGATTGTACCTAATCATTGGGGTATGTTCTTATAAACCTGGACTTCTCTTTAGTCTAATTAATAGTAGTCATAAATTATTGCAAGACATAAGTTATAACACCAGTACAAAATGAGACTTAAACGGAAATTAAACCTTTAACTCGAGGCATCGTAGAGTCCCTGTATGCAACCCATTGTGTCAATTTTCTAGCAAAACCCAAGCCAAATGTTAAAATGAAGTATAACCCCAATTCTAAAACCTAACAATCTAATCCATAAATGTAAAGATCATAACTTCAAAATCAGCTTCAACCCATACATACCCACAACGAAATAACACATGTAATAACAAAATAATTATAAATGAGCGCATGCAATGGCAATATATAGTGATATACCCACAACAAAATATCGAAAAGCTTAATAACATTGAAGAAATTTAAACAAAATATACAGACATCTACACTCGATGAGATGGAAGTGTTACGCGTTAAAAGATCTAACTGATCTAAAGATCTAACTGGTGAGATATAATTAATCATGACAAATGTATAAAACTAAGTGATAATATAGTAACTTCCCTTTTTATCAGAACTCTAGCTCTCATAACCACAGTAGCGTACACAATTTTGATCTGTGTTAAAATTAATGACACATTCTGGAATTTATATATAGCCTAAAAAGAACATAATAATTAAGAGAATGATGTTCCTGATATTATGTGTCAAGAAAATTATTTGAGGTACACCATAAAATCATCAAATAAAATTTTGTAATTGTGTGTGCATCTTTAATTAACTAAatattcactttccatgaaatacATATATTCTATTTTCTTTATACAAATGCACTTTATCGTGCACATAATATGTATCATATTTTTTTATTGGTAATTTTAATATCACATCAGGTAAATTTTCTAAGGCAAAGAACTTTATTCTCTAATTTTAAACAACTTTATTCTCTAATTTTAAACAGCCAAACCCTTTTGGAGTATCCAGTCCACATACGTCATTTACATTTTGAATTTTGCCTCTAATGTTCGTCGCAAATCAAACCAGGTTACTCTAGTGTCATTCTCCTATCAAAATTGCTCATCGTCTAAGTTAGTGAGACACTTATCCCTGAGTTGAACAGACTCCCCCCCCTCTGGCCGGGAAGTACACAACTCAAGGACTTGTATCTAAACCTGTCGTGTGGTTTGATGCACATGCGCGCGCGCGCACACACATACTCCCATACAAATAGGAAAATGCTTGGTGTCCAGAATTCTGTACAAAATTTTGTACATAATGACATGGGTGAATTTTAATTGTAATGGGTCACATGCATTtacatcaacaacaccaattaaAATACTCTACGTCAAGTGCCATGTCATTCTATATAATTATAACTTGAAAGTAATCAATTTTATCATAAACTATCCGGGCTTAAAACAATTTAAACATGAAACAACAGGGGCTTAGCTGCAAAAGGCCAGACCAATAATTGATCATATAATTACTCTAGACTTCATAATCCAAATAAAACACTGCTACGAGAATAAAAACAACACATGTTTGAACATTAAAAACCCAAATGTTAGAAGCACAACTCAACTCAATATGCCAAACAAAGCCAAGGGGGCATACATGTTAACAACCCAAATGCTAAGAAACAAACAAGCCAGACGACTAATATTGATATTCCGGATACAAAACACAAACTATAGT
This sequence is a window from Apium graveolens cultivar Ventura chromosome 9, ASM990537v1, whole genome shotgun sequence. Protein-coding genes within it:
- the LOC141686740 gene encoding uncharacterized protein LOC141686740 isoform X1: MAWLMIVVSLNVIWLASLCKILLASWSPSKDTFLTSSGEASSKKNVLLVIAHPDDESMFFTPTINYLTSVGHNIHILCMSTGNADGIGNIRKEELYQASAILKVPQHQVKILDHPKFQDGFGRVWDCDLLAEIVNEEINANAIDTGGEVLGCLYWLPSLHGHGIPEYIITFDRYGVSGHCNHRDLNRGVRRLLRGALQREIDAWELVSTNLWRKYSGPIDIWLSLLNALRCSDKLHCLLNGQPRRSYVAMAQHMSQWVWFRKLFVSFSSYTFVNTLQKIEDGF
- the LOC141686740 gene encoding uncharacterized protein LOC141686740 isoform X2 → MAWLMIVVSLNVIWLASLCKILLASWSPSKDTFLTSSGEASSKKNVLLVIAHPDDESMFFTPTINYLTSVGHNIHILCMSTGNADGIGNIRKEELYQASAILKVPQHQVKILDHPKFQDGFGRVWDCDLLAEIVNEEINANAIDTIITFDRYGVSGHCNHRDLNRGVRRLLRGALQREIDAWELVSTNLWRKYSGPIDIWLSLLNALRCSDKLHCLLNGQPRRSYVAMAQHMSQWVWFRKLFVSFSSYTFVNTLQKIEDGF